The proteins below are encoded in one region of Mesoplasma melaleucae:
- a CDS encoding type Z 30S ribosomal protein S14 produces MAKKSLKVKQAKHQKFGVRNYTRCNNCGRPHAVLKKFGICRLCFRKYAYEGQIPGVRKASW; encoded by the coding sequence ATGGCTAAAAAATCATTAAAAGTTAAACAAGCTAAACACCAAAAGTTTGGCGTAAGAAATTACACAAGATGTAATAACTGTGGTAGACCACATGCTGTGCTTAAAAAATTCGGAATTTGCCGTCTATGCTTTAGAAAATATGCATACGAAGGACAAATTCCTGGGGTTAGAAAAGCTTCTTGATAA
- the rpsH gene encoding 30S ribosomal protein S8: protein MTTDVIADMLTRIRNANQRMLKTVNIPSSKMKLEIANILKEEGFISSFTVEGEVKKIITIELKYQGKQRVISGLKKISKPGLRVYAPANEIPQVLNGLGIAIVSTSQGIMTGKKARLSNIGGEVLAFVW from the coding sequence ATGACAACAGACGTAATCGCAGATATGTTAACTAGAATCCGTAATGCAAACCAAAGAATGTTAAAAACTGTTAACATTCCTTCATCAAAAATGAAATTGGAAATTGCTAACATCTTAAAAGAAGAAGGATTCATTTCAAGCTTCACTGTTGAAGGTGAAGTTAAAAAAATTATTACTATTGAATTAAAATATCAAGGAAAACAAAGAGTAATCTCAGGACTTAAAAAGATTTCTAAACCAGGTCTAAGAGTTTATGCACCAGCAAATGAAATCCCACAAGTATTAAACGGTTTAGGTATTGCAATAGTTTCAACATCACAAGGAATCATGACAGGAAAAAAAGCACGTCTATCAAATATTGGTGGAGAAGTATTGGCTTTTGTCTGATAA
- the rplF gene encoding 50S ribosomal protein L6, producing the protein MSRIGNRILIIPAGVEISVAADNTVTVKGSKGTLTQKFAEVITIKVDGANLSTTRANEIKHTKQLHGTTNSLLQGMLTGVSEGFKKTLDINGVGYRAALAGSKLNLSLGYSHPVEYAIPQGITLECPKPIQIIISGIDKQVVGQVAAEIRSYRKPEPYKGKGIKYSDEIIIRKEGKAAGK; encoded by the coding sequence ATGTCACGTATAGGAAACAGAATTTTAATTATCCCTGCAGGTGTTGAAATTAGTGTTGCAGCAGACAACACAGTTACAGTAAAAGGGTCAAAGGGAACTTTAACTCAAAAATTCGCGGAAGTTATCACAATCAAAGTTGATGGAGCAAATCTTTCAACAACTAGAGCTAATGAAATTAAACATACAAAACAATTACACGGAACAACAAACTCTTTATTACAAGGAATGTTAACTGGTGTAAGTGAAGGGTTCAAAAAAACTCTTGATATTAACGGGGTTGGATATAGAGCAGCATTAGCTGGAAGTAAATTAAATCTTTCACTAGGTTACTCACACCCAGTTGAATATGCAATTCCACAAGGAATTACATTAGAATGTCCAAAACCAATTCAAATCATTATTTCAGGTATTGATAAACAAGTTGTAGGACAAGTTGCAGCAGAAATTAGATCATACAGAAAACCAGAACCATATAAAGGTAAAGGAATTAAGTACTCAGATGAAATCATTATTAGAAAAGAAGGGAAAGCAGCTGGTAAATAA
- the rplR gene encoding 50S ribosomal protein L18 translates to MKYTKQEARKRRHYRVRGKVSGTAAKPRLNVFKSNTNFYAQIIDDTTGTTLVSASSLNLGLKSGNVEAAKKVAAEIAKLAIAKSIVDVVFDRGGYLYHGKVKAFAEAARENGLKF, encoded by the coding sequence ATGAAATATACTAAACAAGAAGCAAGAAAAAGAAGACATTACCGTGTTAGAGGTAAAGTTTCTGGTACAGCTGCTAAACCAAGATTAAATGTTTTCAAATCAAATACTAATTTTTACGCACAAATTATTGACGACACAACTGGAACAACTTTAGTTTCAGCATCATCATTAAACTTGGGATTAAAATCAGGAAACGTTGAAGCAGCTAAAAAAGTTGCAGCAGAAATTGCTAAATTAGCAATCGCAAAAAGCATTGTTGATGTAGTATTTGATCGTGGTGGATATTTATACCATGGTAAAGTAAAAGCTTTTGCTGAAGCAGCAAGAGAAAACGGATTGAAATTCTAG
- the rpsE gene encoding 30S ribosomal protein S5, with product MENKTEVVVAKNANNQTQPERKKFDRKSNRGPQGPKQFQKDDFEEKVVSIRRVTKVTKGGRHFRFAAVVVVGDKKGQVGLGTGKANEVPESIKKAVKEAKKNLIRVPLRGTTVPHEVIGHFGAGQVLIKPAKPGTGVIAGGPARAIIELAGIADVYAKSLGRNNPINMIRATIDGLTSMHTAKKVNDLRFGKPVVKTEKPKVEETK from the coding sequence ATGGAAAATAAAACAGAAGTAGTAGTAGCTAAAAACGCTAACAATCAAACTCAACCTGAAAGAAAAAAGTTTGATAGAAAATCAAACCGTGGCCCTCAAGGACCAAAACAATTCCAAAAAGATGATTTTGAAGAAAAAGTAGTATCAATTAGACGCGTTACTAAAGTTACAAAAGGTGGACGTCACTTTAGATTCGCAGCAGTTGTTGTTGTTGGAGATAAAAAAGGTCAAGTTGGTTTAGGAACTGGAAAAGCAAACGAAGTTCCTGAATCAATTAAAAAAGCTGTTAAAGAAGCTAAAAAGAACTTAATTAGAGTCCCTTTAAGAGGAACAACTGTACCTCACGAAGTGATTGGTCACTTTGGAGCAGGACAAGTTTTAATTAAACCAGCTAAACCTGGTACTGGAGTTATTGCCGGTGGACCAGCTCGTGCTATTATTGAATTAGCAGGTATTGCAGATGTTTATGCTAAATCATTAGGTAGAAATAATCCAATTAACATGATTAGAGCTACAATCGATGGTTTAACATCAATGCATACAGCTAAAAAAGTAAATGACTTAAGATTTGGTAAACCAGTTGTTAAAACTGAAAAACCAAAAGTAGAAGAAACTAAATAA
- the rplO gene encoding 50S ribosomal protein L15, producing MKLHELKYTEGSKKDVTRVGRGMASGKGKTSTRGHKGQNSRSGGGVRVGFEGGQTPLYRRLPKIGFTSPNQKEYVILNLSDLERLNLSTVDHKALIEQKVIKNEKQLVKVLGNGSITKTIDVKLNKVSKSAQAAIEKLGGKVEVI from the coding sequence ATGAAATTACATGAATTAAAATATACTGAAGGTAGCAAAAAAGACGTTACTAGAGTAGGTAGAGGTATGGCTTCTGGAAAAGGGAAAACTTCTACAAGAGGTCACAAAGGACAAAACTCACGTTCAGGTGGGGGAGTTCGTGTAGGATTCGAAGGTGGACAAACTCCTTTATACAGAAGACTACCAAAAATTGGATTCACTTCTCCAAACCAAAAAGAATATGTTATTTTAAATCTTTCAGACTTAGAAAGATTGAATTTATCAACAGTTGATCACAAAGCTTTAATTGAACAAAAAGTTATCAAAAACGAAAAACAATTAGTAAAAGTTTTAGGTAATGGTTCAATTACTAAGACAATTGATGTAAAATTAAACAAAGTTTCAAAATCAGCGCAAGCTGCTATTGAAAAACTTGGAGGAAAAGTAGAGGTGATTTAG
- the secY gene encoding preprotein translocase subunit SecY: MAKKFAKKSKQYYAKKSKSNNSDLKTGNFFIKNKDILIRIAFTLLLLVIIRIGVYITVPGIRLTSDYQNAINNSQFFQLLSTLGGGTIGRFSILALGVSPYITASIIVQLLSTDVVPILTRWNKSGERGRKKLDKLTKVLMIPFALMQGIATIFTLQQQGVIEPGWSSDNVMASPAFYYVLVPLVMLAGSYFMLWIADQITIKGVGNGISIVIFIGIIVQLPNQMKATYDFWIPSNESINVFFDGIIKFSIYLLVFFIVIFAVVLMNEAERKVPIQQTGSGLIDSKDHTPYLPLKLNNAGVIPVIFASALISTPITIAQIIDPTASTSVVDSINGFVRFTQHYLSFNTWWGIGIFAVMIVLFTFLYAQVQINPEKISENFQKSGTFIPGIKPGKDTTNFLKGTINRLSLFGAIFLALIAALPYIISKVTNLPSQLAIGGTGLIICISVAIQTTQQLQGRITQHKFIESKKQNFTEETSSQCSTHIW; this comes from the coding sequence ATGGCAAAAAAGTTCGCTAAAAAAAGCAAACAATATTATGCCAAAAAATCAAAAAGTAATAATAGTGATTTAAAAACTGGCAACTTCTTTATCAAAAATAAAGATATTTTAATAAGAATCGCTTTTACTTTATTATTATTAGTGATTATTAGAATTGGAGTATATATAACAGTGCCTGGTATCAGATTAACTTCTGATTATCAAAATGCTATTAACAATTCACAGTTCTTTCAGTTACTTTCAACATTAGGGGGAGGTACTATTGGAAGATTCTCAATCTTAGCATTAGGAGTATCTCCTTATATTACAGCCTCAATTATCGTTCAATTACTTTCAACTGATGTTGTTCCAATCTTAACTAGATGAAACAAATCAGGGGAAAGAGGAAGAAAAAAATTAGATAAACTTACTAAAGTGTTGATGATACCATTTGCACTGATGCAAGGAATAGCAACAATCTTTACATTACAACAACAAGGTGTTATTGAACCGGGTTGATCAAGTGATAATGTAATGGCTTCTCCTGCGTTCTACTATGTACTAGTACCTTTAGTTATGTTAGCTGGTTCATACTTTATGTTATGAATTGCTGATCAAATTACAATCAAAGGTGTTGGAAATGGTATTTCAATTGTAATTTTCATTGGAATTATTGTTCAATTACCAAATCAAATGAAAGCTACATATGATTTCTGAATCCCTTCAAATGAAAGTATTAATGTTTTCTTTGATGGAATCATTAAATTCTCAATTTATTTGTTAGTGTTTTTTATTGTTATATTTGCTGTTGTACTTATGAATGAAGCGGAACGTAAAGTACCAATTCAACAAACCGGTAGTGGATTGATTGATTCAAAAGATCATACTCCATATCTACCGTTAAAACTAAATAACGCTGGGGTTATTCCGGTTATCTTTGCTTCTGCATTGATATCAACACCAATTACAATTGCACAAATTATTGATCCAACAGCTAGCACGTCTGTAGTTGATTCAATCAATGGCTTTGTAAGGTTTACACAGCATTATCTATCATTTAATACTTGGTGAGGAATAGGAATCTTTGCTGTGATGATTGTGTTATTCACATTCTTATATGCACAAGTTCAAATTAATCCTGAAAAGATAAGTGAAAACTTTCAAAAATCAGGAACCTTTATTCCGGGAATTAAACCAGGTAAAGATACAACAAACTTTTTAAAAGGCACAATTAATCGATTATCGCTATTTGGAGCTATCTTCTTAGCCTTAATTGCTGCATTACCTTATATTATCTCTAAAGTGACTAATTTACCTAGTCAGTTAGCGATTGGGGGTACTGGGCTGATTATTTGTATCTCAGTTGCAATTCAAACAACTCAACAATTACAAGGTCGAATTACACAACATAAATTTATCGAAAGTAAAAAACAAAATTTTACTGAAGAAACTTCAAGTCAATGTTCAACACATATTTGATAG
- the cdd gene encoding cytidine deaminase has product MDSNQMIFEELLKLKENSYSPYSNFKVACLIYLQDGQVIKGINVENASYPATICAERTALSQVYALGYKKADIKSLELYTDSEILGSPCGVCRQFISELIDWSTPISIYSKKGFQIKTNIKELLPYAFEPEQILK; this is encoded by the coding sequence ATGGATAGCAATCAAATGATATTTGAAGAATTATTAAAACTAAAAGAAAATTCTTATAGTCCGTATTCTAACTTTAAAGTTGCTTGTTTAATTTATTTACAAGATGGACAAGTGATTAAAGGAATAAATGTTGAAAATGCTTCATATCCTGCAACAATTTGTGCAGAAAGAACAGCTTTATCACAAGTTTATGCTTTGGGTTATAAAAAAGCAGATATTAAGTCTTTAGAACTATATACTGATTCTGAAATTTTAGGATCTCCATGTGGAGTATGTCGTCAGTTTATTTCAGAATTAATAGATTGATCAACACCAATTTCAATTTATAGTAAAAAAGGTTTTCAAATTAAAACCAATATTAAAGAGTTGTTACCATATGCTTTTGAACCAGAACAAATTTTAAAATAA
- a CDS encoding adenylate kinase family protein, translating into MNIMLLGAPGSGKGTLAEKLIKNQGFNQMSTGDLMRKEIKDKTPLGIECARYMNEGNLVPDEVTMEIVKNFLKDNHNQLIFDGIPRTLNQAKILEENLSELNSQIDKVIYIDVPTELLLERISGRLICPKCKVSYHIVTRKPKTEWVCDNDQTELVRRPDDAPEKVKVRLYVYANETAPLVDYYKNKPGFVHIVDNADTTAEEVYQEVLGAL; encoded by the coding sequence ATGAATATTATGTTATTAGGTGCCCCTGGGTCAGGAAAAGGTACATTAGCTGAAAAATTAATTAAAAATCAAGGATTTAACCAAATGTCTACTGGTGATTTAATGCGTAAAGAAATTAAAGATAAAACACCATTAGGAATTGAATGCGCAAGATATATGAATGAAGGAAATTTAGTACCAGATGAAGTTACAATGGAGATTGTTAAAAACTTCTTAAAAGACAATCATAATCAATTAATTTTTGATGGTATTCCAAGAACATTAAATCAAGCAAAAATATTAGAAGAAAACTTATCAGAATTAAACTCACAAATTGATAAAGTGATTTATATTGATGTTCCAACAGAACTTTTATTAGAAAGAATTAGTGGAAGATTAATTTGTCCAAAATGTAAAGTAAGTTATCATATCGTTACAAGAAAACCAAAAACAGAATGAGTTTGTGATAATGATCAAACTGAATTAGTACGTAGACCAGATGATGCACCAGAAAAAGTTAAAGTAAGATTATATGTATATGCAAATGAAACTGCACCACTTGTTGATTACTACAAAAACAAACCAGGTTTTGTACATATTGTTGATAATGCAGACACAACTGCTGAAGAAGTTTATCAAGAAGTTTTAGGAGCATTATAA
- the map gene encoding type I methionyl aminopeptidase, whose translation MVVTIKSPQEIEKMRVAGQVLSEAIDMLKSMIKPGVNCLDLDKEFEKFITEKKCQSNFKGYHGYPKTICVSINEQLVHGIPQDRILQEGDIVSVDTGCIFEGYHADSAFTMIVGIAKDKKHDILLKVTEECLDLAIKALAPGLRIGTIGNIVQTHAESFGFGVPRDYTGHGIGTQMHEDPFIPNYGRKDTGMRLQAGMVICIEPMIQIGTYKTKLAADNWTVLSADKSMTAHFEHTILITDSGYEVLTKSKR comes from the coding sequence ATGGTTGTTACAATTAAATCACCACAAGAAATTGAAAAAATGCGTGTTGCTGGACAAGTCTTGTCTGAAGCAATTGACATGCTAAAATCAATGATTAAACCAGGTGTAAATTGCTTAGATTTAGATAAAGAATTTGAAAAATTTATTACTGAAAAAAAATGCCAATCAAACTTTAAAGGCTATCACGGATACCCAAAAACTATTTGTGTTTCGATTAATGAACAACTAGTTCACGGAATTCCACAAGATCGTATTTTACAAGAAGGAGACATTGTTTCTGTTGATACTGGGTGCATTTTTGAGGGATATCATGCAGATAGTGCGTTTACTATGATAGTTGGTATTGCAAAAGATAAAAAACATGATATACTATTAAAAGTCACTGAAGAATGCCTGGACTTAGCGATCAAAGCTTTAGCTCCAGGTCTTCGTATAGGAACAATTGGAAATATTGTGCAAACTCATGCTGAAAGCTTTGGGTTTGGAGTTCCAAGAGATTATACAGGGCATGGAATTGGCACACAAATGCATGAAGATCCATTTATACCAAATTATGGTAGAAAAGATACAGGAATGCGTTTACAAGCTGGAATGGTTATTTGTATCGAACCAATGATTCAAATAGGAACTTACAAAACAAAACTTGCAGCAGACAATTGAACAGTTCTTTCAGCTGACAAGAGTATGACTGCTCACTTTGAACACACTATCTTAATTACAGATAGCGGTTATGAAGTATTAACTAAATCAAAAAGATAG
- the infA gene encoding translation initiation factor IF-1 translates to MAKEAEMEFEGTVVEVLPNAKFKVQLENDIVIDAHVSGKIRMHYIRILPGDKVTVVISPYDMTRGRITYRKIAKKAEM, encoded by the coding sequence ATGGCTAAAGAAGCAGAAATGGAATTTGAAGGTACAGTTGTCGAAGTTTTACCTAATGCAAAATTTAAAGTACAACTAGAAAACGACATAGTTATTGATGCACACGTGTCAGGTAAAATCCGAATGCATTACATTCGCATCTTACCTGGAGATAAAGTAACTGTCGTGATTTCACCATATGATATGACACGTGGAAGAATTACATATAGAAAAATTGCTAAAAAAGCAGAAATGTAA
- the rpmJ gene encoding 50S ribosomal protein L36, whose amino-acid sequence MKVRSSVKKICDKCRVIRRKGRVMIICAQPKHKQRQG is encoded by the coding sequence ATGAAAGTAAGATCATCAGTCAAAAAAATTTGCGACAAATGTCGTGTTATTAGACGTAAAGGCCGCGTAATGATTATTTGTGCACAACCAAAGCACAAACAAAGACAAGGTTAA
- the rpsM gene encoding 30S ribosomal protein S13 — MARISGVEIPNEKRVVISLTYIYGIGLSTSQKVLAKLNISEDLRTKDLTEEQIKLISTEISNYKVEGELRREVSLNIKRLMEIGCYRGLRHRKGLPVRGQSSKTNARTVKGPRKTVANKKK; from the coding sequence ATGGCTCGTATTAGTGGAGTAGAAATCCCAAACGAAAAAAGAGTTGTAATTTCATTAACATATATTTATGGTATTGGATTATCAACATCTCAAAAAGTTTTAGCTAAATTAAACATCAGTGAAGATCTACGTACAAAAGATTTAACTGAAGAACAAATTAAATTAATTTCTACAGAAATTTCAAACTATAAAGTTGAAGGGGAATTACGTAGAGAAGTTTCATTAAACATTAAACGTTTAATGGAAATAGGATGTTACAGAGGATTAAGACACCGTAAAGGATTACCTGTAAGAGGACAATCTTCAAAAACAAACGCAAGAACTGTTAAAGGTCCAAGAAAAACTGTAGCTAACAAGAAAAAATAG
- the rpsK gene encoding 30S ribosomal protein S11, translated as MAKPKTNNTKKRIKKNIPKGIAHIHSTFNNTIVTISDEKGNVLSWSSAGAIGFKGSKKSTPYAAQMISEAAAKGAMDQGVKSVQVEVKGPGPGRDAAVRALTIAGMEVTSIKDCTPIPHNGVRPKKRPRK; from the coding sequence ATGGCAAAACCAAAAACAAATAATACAAAAAAACGTATTAAGAAAAATATACCAAAAGGTATCGCTCATATTCATTCTACTTTTAATAACACAATTGTTACTATAAGTGATGAAAAAGGAAACGTACTTTCTTGATCAAGTGCTGGAGCGATCGGGTTTAAAGGATCTAAAAAATCAACACCTTATGCTGCACAAATGATTTCAGAAGCAGCTGCTAAAGGTGCAATGGATCAAGGTGTTAAATCAGTTCAAGTTGAAGTAAAAGGTCCAGGTCCAGGTCGTGATGCTGCTGTTAGAGCATTAACAATTGCTGGGATGGAAGTAACTTCAATTAAGGATTGTACACCAATCCCTCACAATGGAGTTCGTCCTAAAAAACGCCCAAGAAAATAA